The following coding sequences lie in one Syngnathus scovelli strain Florida chromosome 1, RoL_Ssco_1.2, whole genome shotgun sequence genomic window:
- the LOC125977732 gene encoding mucin-22, whose protein sequence is MSAAPWLSVLLLFHVVTTTTGQTMTMLPTTEVVTTDGATTTGVITATGETTTGTETTTGIATTIVETTTGAGTTGGATTTEVPTATGATTTEVKTTTGIATTTIVETTTEAVTTVGATTTGELTPTGDTTTGTPTAEVETTTRVATTTDDATTTGVSTASEETTTGGEETAIGIVTHTIVETTTEAVTTTVGATTTGELTPTGDATTGTPTAEVETTTRVATTTDDTTTTGVSTASEETTTGSKETATGIATTTIVETTTGAVTTTDGATTTGVLTTTEEATTATPTAEVETSTAVKTTGGATTTGVLTTTGILTTTEVETTTGIAVTTDGATSTGVSTATGETTTEIETTTGTATTTIEETTTGAVTTTVGATTTGELTTTGDTTTGIPTAEVETITGVATTTDGAATTGVSTASEGTTTSRHTVATTTKGATTRAINKTTLSTTTRATTTTTTRPPPPVVITVVVRVVAVLFVPYVPELANPESPQFIALAREVFLVYDVIYRRRYPTYNNCVVRGFRPAVARVRMENTEADVAIEFNNNSLTNEAIPSKDAVVETLREAVADPNSNFTVDFDEESIQLLVTTTVAPTTTTVEALTTRRVTFRSAGERFTTALLNSSTANRIKMTTGLATLSRHAVATTTKGATSAINKTTLSTTATTTKGATSAINKTTLSTTATTTTTTRPPPPVVITVVVRVVAVLVVPYVPELANPESPQFIALAREVFLVYDFVYRRRYPTYNNCVVRGFRPAVARVRMENTEADVAIEFNNNSLTNEAIPSEDAVVETLQEAITDPNNNFTLAFDEQSIQLLVTTTVAPTTTTVEALTMRRVTFRSAGERFTTDLLNSSSVAFFIRAFVIKTTLEPPYQLKFTSFRGLDVVSFSNGSIINNMNIIFESGSVPNNSAIASVLVDVADSVTGFDIDTSYIFVDGLQVSHGSNHKGNLISTSCLVLLSWLLAKQQ, encoded by the exons ATGAGTGCTGCGCCATGGTTATCAGTTTTGCTACTGTTTCATG TTGTGACAACTACAACTGGACAGACTATGACAATGCTACCGACAACTGAAGTGGTAACAACTGATGGTGCAACAACGACTGGAGTTATAACTGCAACTGGAGAAACAACAACTGGAACAGAAACAACAACCGGAATAGCAACAACCATAGTAGAGACGACAACCGGAGCAGGGACAACAGGTGGTGCAACAACCACTGAAGTTCCAACTGCAACTGGAGCAACAACAACTGaagtaaaaacaacaactggaatAGCGACAACAACCATAGTGGAGACGACAACCGAAGCAGTGACAACTGTTGGTGCAACAACTACTGGAGAGTTAACTCCAACTGGAGACACAACAACCGGAACACCAACAGCTGAAGTGGAAACAACAACCAGAGTAGCGACGACAACTGACGATGCAACAACCACTGGTGTTTCAACTGCAAGTGAAGAAACAACAACTGGAGGCGAAGAAACGGCAATCGGAATAGTGACACATACTATAGTAGAGACAACAACCGAAGCAGTGACAACAACTGTTGGTGCAACAACTACTGGAGAGTTAACTCCAACTGGAGATGCAACAACTGGAACACCAACAGCTGAAGTGGAGACAACAACCAGAGTAGCGACGACAACTGACGATACAACAACCACTGGTGTTTCAACTGCAAGTGAAGAAACAACAACTGGAAGTAAAGAAACAGCAACAGGAATAGCGACAACAACTATAGTAGAGACGACAACCGGAGCAGTGACAACAACTGATGGTGCAACAACTACTGGAGTTTTAACTACAACTGAAGAAGCAACAACCGCAACACCAACAGCTGAAGTGGAGACGTCAACCGCAGTAAAAACAACTGGTGGTGCAACAACTACTGGAGTTTTAACTACAACTGGAATACTGACAACAACTGAAGTGGAGACAACAACCGGAATAGCAGTAACAACTGATGGTGCAACAAGCACTGGAGTTTCAACTGCAACTGGAGAAACAACAACTGAAATCGAAACAACAACTGGAACAGCGACAACAACCATTGAAGAGACAACAACCGGAGCAGTGACAACAACTGTTGGTGCAACAACTACTGGAGAGTTAACTACAACTGGAGACACAACAACGGGAATACCAACAGCTGAAGTGGAGACAATAACCGGAGTAGCGACAACAACTGATGGTGCCGCAACTACTGGAGTTTCAACTGCAAGTGAAGGAACAACAACTAGTAGACACACAGTAGCAACAACAACCAAAGGTGCAACAACTCGTGCGATAAACAAAACCACTCTGTCTACCACAACCAGAGCAACAACAACTACCACAACCCGTCCACCGCCTCCGGTTGTTATTACCGTTGTTGTCAGGGTTGTTGCAGTACTGTTTGTACCATATGTACCAGAATTGGCTAACCCCGAGAGTCCACAATTCATTGCGCTTGCTCGAGAAGTCTTTTTAGTG TACGACGTTATATACAGAAGGAGGTACCCAACCTACAACAACTGTGTCGTTAGAGGCTTCAG GCCCGCCGTGGCCCGGGTCCGGATGGAAAACACTGAGGCGGACGTGGCCATCGAGTTCAACAATAACAGCCTAACAAATGAAGCAATTCCCAGCAAAGACGCCGTGGTCGAAACGTTACGAGAAGCCGTGGCCGACCCCAACAGCAATTTCACCGTGGACTTTGATGAGGAGTCCATACAACTTCTTG TCACAACCACTGTCGCACCGACGACAACTACCGTCGAGGCGCTCACGACGCGACGGGTGACCTTCCGATCGGCGGGAGAGCGGTTCACCACGGCCTTGTTGAATTCATCTACAGcaaatagaataaaaatgacAACCGGACTCGCAACACTTAGTAGACACGCAGTAGCAACAACAACCAAAGGTGCAACTAGTGCGATAAACAAAACCACTCTAtcaaccacagcaacaacaaccaAAGGTGCAACTAGTGCGATAAACAAAACCACTCTAtcaaccacagcaacaacaactaCTACAACCCGTCCACCGCCTCCGGTTGTTATTACCGTTGTTGTCAGGGTTGTTGCAGTACTAGTTGTACCATATGTACCAGAATTGGCTAACCCCGAGAGTCCACAATTCATTGCGCTTGCTCGAGAAGTCTTTTTAGTG TACGACTTTGTATACAGAAGGAGGTACCCAACCTACAACAACTGTGTCGTTAGAGGCTTCAG GCCCGCCGTGGCCCGGGTCCGGATGGAAAACACTGAGGCGGACGTGGCCATCGAGTTCAACAATAACAGCCTAACAAATGAAGCAATTCCCAGCGAAGACGCCGTGGTCGAAACGTTACAAGAGGCCATAACCGACCCCAACAACAATTTCACCTTGGCCTTTGATGAGCAGTCCATACAACTTCTTG TCACAACCACTGTCGCACCGACGACAACTACCGTCGAGGCGCTCACGATGCGACGGGTGACCTTCCGATCGGCGGGAGAGCGGTTCACCACGGACTTGTTGAATTCATCTTCAGTAGCATTTTTCATTCGAGCATTTGTTATCAAAACAACG CTTGAACCACCGTACCAATTGAAATTCACTTCATTCCGAGGCCTGGACGTGGTTTCATTCAG
- the LOC125978054 gene encoding uncharacterized protein, translated as MAEQQQQEEEEGMRSPNTPVPGGSPTGKALSLARLLQYECSRLLQLYTEQETFLSELPAEGGRMVSLGPSTEEPDPEEAARRMHAALRQCLGLLHCAIARAVEEWGEGESDYETLRYTVRIRLEHLLHITKNLLQTDDVALEVTPDTRCDEETDGGGGPFQLKLWTHRVLVELVHWADHATQALHVLHTQREGAQDV; from the exons ATGgccgagcagcagcagcaagaggaggaggaggggatgAGGTCGCCCAACACGCCGGTGCCTGGTGGTTCGCCGACGGGCAAAGCGCTGTCCCTTGCCCGGCTGCTTCAATACGAATGTTCCCGCTTGCTCCAGTTATAC ACGGAGCAGGAGACCTTCTTATCGGAGCTGCCCGCCGAAGGTGGCCGCATGGTCTCCCTGGGCCCGAGCACAGAGGAGCCAGACCCGGAAGAGGCAGCGCGGCGGATGCACGCCGCCCTGCGCCAGTGCCTGGGCCTTCTGCACTGTGCCATCGCCCGGGCCGTGGAGGAGTGGGGCGAGGGGGAGAGCGACTATGAAACCCTGCGCTACACCGTCCGAATCCGGTTGGAGCATTTACTTCACATCACCAAAAACCTGCTGCAAACAGACGATGTCGCACTGGAAGTCACCCCGGACACCCGGTGTGATGAG GAAACTGATGGAGGCGGGGGACCTTTCCAGCTCAAACTGTGGACGCATCGTGTGCTGGTGGAGCTGGTCCACTGGGCCGACCACGCCACGCAGGCTCTACACGTTCTCCACACGCAGCGGGAAGGAGCGCAGGACGTCTAA
- the LOC125977744 gene encoding uncharacterized protein isoform X1, whose translation MAENVRSPFDYREPPTLDSDGDGSKPPPPRGRVCGRKRKGTPVKVCDRAYVTEDEEDESMSEHSYSPGEGQYPEGTEDGLPPPGSPYYLTDPAQLCVPELGEEGAGSVRGPVLFHAPPNCRIREVHCGTQVRLVVIAIRDIAKGEEITVDYSLTDWGENAMDEEAGPHPLSLSVSDYLTPSWSLSPSSSPLTHSEPSDSDREEDEEEDDDDDDEEEEEEEEIEEMRGRMLRRRKKRKIASSEGTKKKGGPTSSRGPGRPCSSFSAPTARSNPQPVGAMAPPTTNINNNININIGSSGGAPVSRRQHCLYCGRHYRSLARHLEKHHANQPEVRSAMELAHLRTHANGNPSPASTTHSHSFAVPQPSAPSPATPPSLFARERDSPGTRPGAVSFSLSVSPPAQKKAALGSSPPTTRRSAPTPTPRVKSPTPPPPSPPRRGRRMKREKLEEQQKVEAEPVQEDLAPPPTPEPDIDLEEDLDLSADGDGDTPEEKNGDTRSRRHHMSPLLSSLSSLVTYLQQQQHASFLSLGRSRSAEAWRQLCHASLSLLILYNRHRECEVAKLTIQDYRKRAAPQESSCGGTEALLSPFERRVLCHLPRACVMGKRGRVQPLILPPTCESCLDLLLQTSADVGVDPESPYVFSRPYHSPATPLRGTDLLRNLARASGIKNPGAITGTRVRRQVAILTQLLLLEEGSAQGGATKRLENFLETEYHVTQNCSSITRDASLMGQVGRVVLYGEKEGVLFRGMSLQHICLELDVMSGNSVDSFSEGSEAEDVKEEVPEKVEVIVRKKGPGRPPKRKRAPVASAVSPSAAGAPKRRLPKSGKRGVVKRPWSEAERVAVETHLNRNLADLRVPAKADCERCLELCPLLVSNHRDWRAIKFYVHNRIQLLKKQGRRESAAMAAAAAVC comes from the exons ATGGCGGAGAATGTGCGCTCGCCTTTCGACTACCGGGAGCCACCGACACTCGACAGCGACGGGGATGGCAGCAAACCGCCGCCTCCTCGGGG CCGTGTTTGCGGGAGGAAGCGCAAGGGGACGCCGGTGAAGGTGTGCGACCGAGCGTACGTGACggaagatgaggaggacgaGAGCATGTCTGAGCACAGCTACAGCCCAG GTGAGGGCCAATATCCAGAGGGAACCGAAGATGGCCTCCCTCCCCCGGGGAGTCCCTACTACCTAACAGACCCTGCTCAGCTCTG CGTGCCGGAGCTGGGCGAGGAAGGGGCGGGGAGCGTCCGGGGACCCGTGCTCTTCCACGCGCCGCCCAATTGCCGCATTCGCGAGGTGCACTGCGGGACTCAGGTGCGGCTGGTAGTCATAGCGATCCGAGACATCGCCAAAGGGGAAGAGATCACGGTGGACTACAGCCTAACAGACTGGGGCGAGAATGCAATG GACGAAGAGGCCGGCCCCCACCCGCTGTCCCTCTCCGTATCGGATTACCTCACCCCCTCCTGGTCCCTATCGCCCTCATCCTCGCCGCTCACCCATTCCGAGCCCAGCGACTCAGATCGtgaggaggacgaggaagaggacgacgacgatgatgacgaggaggaagaggaggaggaggaaatagAGGAGATGAGGGGACGGATGCTTCGCCGCCGCAAGAAGCGCAAGATCGCCTCCTCGGAAGGCACCAAGAAAAAAGGCGGGCCCACCTCCTCCCGGGGCCCGGGGCGCCCCTGCTCCTCCTTCTCGGCACCCACCGCAAGGTCAAACCCGCAGCCGGTCGGCGCCATGGCCCCGCCGACCACCAATATCAACAATAACATCAACATAAACATTGGCAGCTCCGGCGGCGCCCCAGTGAGCCGGCGTCAGCACTGTCTGTACTGCGGGCGCCACTATCGGTCTTTGGCGCGCCACCTGGAGAAACATCACGCCAATCAGCCTGAGGTGCGCTCGGCTATGGAGCTGGCGCATCTCCGCACGCACGCCAACGGCAATCCCTCACCCGCCTCCACAACTCACAGTCATTCCTTCGCGGTCCCGCAGCCTTCAGCCCCCAGCCCGGCAACCCCGCCCTCACTCTTTGCCAGGGAGCGTGACTCACCGGGCACCCGCCCGGGCGCCGTTTCTTTCTCCCTCTCCGTATCGCCGCCTGCTCAGAAGAAGGCGGCACTCGGATCATCTCCGCCGACCACCAGACGCTCCGCTCCTACGCCGACGCCCCGGGTTAAGAGCCCTACACCTCCTCCCCCATCTCCTCCCAGGAGAGGTCGTAggatgaagagggagaagctTGAAGAGCAACAAAAGGTGGAGGCCGAGCCGGTCCAAGAAGATCTGGCTCCTCCTCCAACACCTGAACCGGACATCGATTTGGAAGAAGATCTCGACCTTAGTGCGGATGGAGACGGTGATACACCGGAGGAGAAGAACGGGGACACCAG GTCCCGGCGGCACCACATGTCTCCGCTGCTGTCCTCGCTGTCCTCGCTGGTGACGTACCTCCAGCAACAGCAGCACGCCTCCTTCCTGTCGCTGGGCCGCTCGCGCTCGGCCGAGGCTTGGCGCCAGCTGTGCCACGCTAGCCTCTCGCTGCTCATCCTCTACAACCGCCACCGCGAGTGCGAGGTGGCCAAGCTCACCATCCAGGACTACCGCAAGCGCGCCGCCCCGCAGGAGAGTTCCTGCGGCGGCACCGAGGCGCTCCTGTCGCCCTTTGAACGCAGGGTCCTCTGCCACCTCCCGAGGGCGTGCGTCATGGGAAAGCGCGGCCGCGTCCAGCCCCTCATTCTGCCGCCCACCTGCGAGTCCTGCCTCGACCTGCTCCTGCAAACCAGCGCCGACGTGGGCGTGGACCCCGAGAGCCCCTACGTTTTCTCCCGCCCCTATCACTCGCCCGCCACCCCGCTCCGTGGCACGGACCTCTTGAGGAACCTGGCACGGGCCAGCGGCATCAAGAACCCCGGCGCCATCACGGGGACTCGGGTGCGTCGGCAGGTGGCCATCCTCACGCAGCTACTGCTCCTGGAGGAGGGCTCGGCTCAAGGCGGCGCCACCAAGCGCCTGGAGAACTTTCTGGAGACAGAGTACCATGTGACGCAGAACTGCTCCTCCATCACGCGGGACGCCTCCCTGATGGGGCAGGTGGGCCGCGTGGTTCTGTACGGCGAGAAGGAGGGCGTGCTCTTCCGTGGGATGAGCTTGCAGCACATTTGCCTGGAGCTGGACG TGATGTCAGGCAATTCCGTCGACTCGTTCTCGGAAGGCTCGGAGGCGGAAGACGTAAAGGAGGAGGTGCCGGAAAAGGTGGAGGTGATCGTGAGGAAGAAAGGTCCGGGCAGACCCCCGAAGAGAAAGAGGGCGCCAGTCGCGTCGGCAGTCAGCCCGTCAGCCGCCGGCGCTCCCAAAAGGAGGTTACCCAAATCAG GGAAACGGGGCGTGGTGAAGCGTCCGTGGTCGGAGGCGGAGCGCGTCGCCGTGGAAACGCACCTCAACCGCAACCTGGCCGACCTGCGCGTACCCGCCAAGGCCGACTGTGAGCGCTGTCTGGAGCTTTGTCCACTGCTCGTCAGCAACCACCGCGACTGGCGCGCCATCAAGTTTTACGTGCACAACCGGATCCAGCTGCTGAAAAAGCAGGGCAGACGGGAAAGTGCCGCCatggccgccgctgccgctgtGTGTTGA
- the LOC125977744 gene encoding uncharacterized protein isoform X2 yields the protein MDEEAGPHPLSLSVSDYLTPSWSLSPSSSPLTHSEPSDSDREEDEEEDDDDDDEEEEEEEEIEEMRGRMLRRRKKRKIASSEGTKKKGGPTSSRGPGRPCSSFSAPTARSNPQPVGAMAPPTTNINNNININIGSSGGAPVSRRQHCLYCGRHYRSLARHLEKHHANQPEVRSAMELAHLRTHANGNPSPASTTHSHSFAVPQPSAPSPATPPSLFARERDSPGTRPGAVSFSLSVSPPAQKKAALGSSPPTTRRSAPTPTPRVKSPTPPPPSPPRRGRRMKREKLEEQQKVEAEPVQEDLAPPPTPEPDIDLEEDLDLSADGDGDTPEEKNGDTRSRRHHMSPLLSSLSSLVTYLQQQQHASFLSLGRSRSAEAWRQLCHASLSLLILYNRHRECEVAKLTIQDYRKRAAPQESSCGGTEALLSPFERRVLCHLPRACVMGKRGRVQPLILPPTCESCLDLLLQTSADVGVDPESPYVFSRPYHSPATPLRGTDLLRNLARASGIKNPGAITGTRVRRQVAILTQLLLLEEGSAQGGATKRLENFLETEYHVTQNCSSITRDASLMGQVGRVVLYGEKEGVLFRGMSLQHICLELDVMSGNSVDSFSEGSEAEDVKEEVPEKVEVIVRKKGPGRPPKRKRAPVASAVSPSAAGAPKRRLPKSGKRGVVKRPWSEAERVAVETHLNRNLADLRVPAKADCERCLELCPLLVSNHRDWRAIKFYVHNRIQLLKKQGRRESAAMAAAAAVC from the exons ATG GACGAAGAGGCCGGCCCCCACCCGCTGTCCCTCTCCGTATCGGATTACCTCACCCCCTCCTGGTCCCTATCGCCCTCATCCTCGCCGCTCACCCATTCCGAGCCCAGCGACTCAGATCGtgaggaggacgaggaagaggacgacgacgatgatgacgaggaggaagaggaggaggaggaaatagAGGAGATGAGGGGACGGATGCTTCGCCGCCGCAAGAAGCGCAAGATCGCCTCCTCGGAAGGCACCAAGAAAAAAGGCGGGCCCACCTCCTCCCGGGGCCCGGGGCGCCCCTGCTCCTCCTTCTCGGCACCCACCGCAAGGTCAAACCCGCAGCCGGTCGGCGCCATGGCCCCGCCGACCACCAATATCAACAATAACATCAACATAAACATTGGCAGCTCCGGCGGCGCCCCAGTGAGCCGGCGTCAGCACTGTCTGTACTGCGGGCGCCACTATCGGTCTTTGGCGCGCCACCTGGAGAAACATCACGCCAATCAGCCTGAGGTGCGCTCGGCTATGGAGCTGGCGCATCTCCGCACGCACGCCAACGGCAATCCCTCACCCGCCTCCACAACTCACAGTCATTCCTTCGCGGTCCCGCAGCCTTCAGCCCCCAGCCCGGCAACCCCGCCCTCACTCTTTGCCAGGGAGCGTGACTCACCGGGCACCCGCCCGGGCGCCGTTTCTTTCTCCCTCTCCGTATCGCCGCCTGCTCAGAAGAAGGCGGCACTCGGATCATCTCCGCCGACCACCAGACGCTCCGCTCCTACGCCGACGCCCCGGGTTAAGAGCCCTACACCTCCTCCCCCATCTCCTCCCAGGAGAGGTCGTAggatgaagagggagaagctTGAAGAGCAACAAAAGGTGGAGGCCGAGCCGGTCCAAGAAGATCTGGCTCCTCCTCCAACACCTGAACCGGACATCGATTTGGAAGAAGATCTCGACCTTAGTGCGGATGGAGACGGTGATACACCGGAGGAGAAGAACGGGGACACCAG GTCCCGGCGGCACCACATGTCTCCGCTGCTGTCCTCGCTGTCCTCGCTGGTGACGTACCTCCAGCAACAGCAGCACGCCTCCTTCCTGTCGCTGGGCCGCTCGCGCTCGGCCGAGGCTTGGCGCCAGCTGTGCCACGCTAGCCTCTCGCTGCTCATCCTCTACAACCGCCACCGCGAGTGCGAGGTGGCCAAGCTCACCATCCAGGACTACCGCAAGCGCGCCGCCCCGCAGGAGAGTTCCTGCGGCGGCACCGAGGCGCTCCTGTCGCCCTTTGAACGCAGGGTCCTCTGCCACCTCCCGAGGGCGTGCGTCATGGGAAAGCGCGGCCGCGTCCAGCCCCTCATTCTGCCGCCCACCTGCGAGTCCTGCCTCGACCTGCTCCTGCAAACCAGCGCCGACGTGGGCGTGGACCCCGAGAGCCCCTACGTTTTCTCCCGCCCCTATCACTCGCCCGCCACCCCGCTCCGTGGCACGGACCTCTTGAGGAACCTGGCACGGGCCAGCGGCATCAAGAACCCCGGCGCCATCACGGGGACTCGGGTGCGTCGGCAGGTGGCCATCCTCACGCAGCTACTGCTCCTGGAGGAGGGCTCGGCTCAAGGCGGCGCCACCAAGCGCCTGGAGAACTTTCTGGAGACAGAGTACCATGTGACGCAGAACTGCTCCTCCATCACGCGGGACGCCTCCCTGATGGGGCAGGTGGGCCGCGTGGTTCTGTACGGCGAGAAGGAGGGCGTGCTCTTCCGTGGGATGAGCTTGCAGCACATTTGCCTGGAGCTGGACG TGATGTCAGGCAATTCCGTCGACTCGTTCTCGGAAGGCTCGGAGGCGGAAGACGTAAAGGAGGAGGTGCCGGAAAAGGTGGAGGTGATCGTGAGGAAGAAAGGTCCGGGCAGACCCCCGAAGAGAAAGAGGGCGCCAGTCGCGTCGGCAGTCAGCCCGTCAGCCGCCGGCGCTCCCAAAAGGAGGTTACCCAAATCAG GGAAACGGGGCGTGGTGAAGCGTCCGTGGTCGGAGGCGGAGCGCGTCGCCGTGGAAACGCACCTCAACCGCAACCTGGCCGACCTGCGCGTACCCGCCAAGGCCGACTGTGAGCGCTGTCTGGAGCTTTGTCCACTGCTCGTCAGCAACCACCGCGACTGGCGCGCCATCAAGTTTTACGTGCACAACCGGATCCAGCTGCTGAAAAAGCAGGGCAGACGGGAAAGTGCCGCCatggccgccgctgccgctgtGTGTTGA